A window from Acinetobacter wuhouensis encodes these proteins:
- a CDS encoding enoyl-ACP reductase FabI has product MAQGLLAGKRFLVAGIASKLSIAFGIAQALHREGAELAFTYPNEKLKKRVDEFAAQFGSTIVLPCDVAVDAEIEQTFVELAKHWDGLDGVVHSIGFAPAHTLDGDFTDVTDRDGFKIAHDISAYSFVAMARAAKPLLQVRQGCLLTLTYQGSERVMPNYNVTGMAKASLEAGVRYLASSLGAEGIRVNAISAGPIRTLAASGIKSFRKMLDVNEKISPLKRNVTIEDVGNAALFLCSPWANGITGEIMYVDAGFNTVGMSPDLMLDD; this is encoded by the coding sequence ATGGCACAAGGACTATTGGCTGGAAAGCGTTTTTTAGTAGCGGGTATTGCAAGTAAATTATCAATTGCATTTGGTATTGCTCAAGCACTTCACCGTGAAGGTGCGGAACTTGCGTTTACATATCCAAATGAAAAACTGAAAAAACGTGTAGATGAATTTGCAGCACAATTTGGCTCAACGATTGTTCTACCATGTGATGTGGCTGTCGATGCTGAAATTGAACAAACTTTTGTTGAATTGGCAAAACACTGGGATGGTTTAGACGGTGTGGTGCATTCGATTGGTTTTGCACCAGCACATACATTAGATGGTGACTTTACCGATGTGACAGATCGTGATGGTTTTAAAATTGCGCATGACATTAGTGCCTATAGCTTCGTTGCGATGGCACGTGCGGCAAAACCGTTATTACAAGTGCGCCAAGGCTGTTTATTGACTTTGACGTATCAAGGTTCTGAGCGTGTAATGCCAAACTACAATGTGACGGGTATGGCGAAAGCATCATTAGAAGCGGGCGTACGTTACTTGGCTTCTAGCTTGGGTGCAGAAGGGATTCGTGTGAATGCGATTTCAGCTGGTCCGATCCGTACTTTGGCGGCATCAGGTATTAAATCGTTCCGTAAAATGCTAGACGTAAACGAAAAAATTTCACCACTTAAACGTAATGTGACCATTGAAGATGTGGGGAATGCTGCATTATTCCTTTGCTCACCTTGGGCAAATGGTATTACGGGTGAAATCATGTATGTCGATGCAGGTTTCAATACTGTGGGGATGAGCCCAGACTTGATGCTCGATGACTAA
- a CDS encoding AAA family ATPase, which produces MAIYHLSVKNGNQYGSSGSRGASHYAYINREGKYKRDDLECIKSGNLPSWATDAKHFWKSADKNERINGRIYKELEISLPRELNKEQREELVQEFVEKTLGENFTYSYAIHSPLASDGEQNPHVHIMFSERKLDGIERSEVQHFKRYNPVNPEKGGAVKHRFYNSKLFVVDTRLDWANHVNDFCEKLGIDARIDHRSFKEQGVELSSQNFRADYVSSHKYHISENIKKIRHQNGEVIIERPSEAIKALTSNKSVFSVRELERFLMAHTDGEEQYLKAYESVINCPDMATLYGKDKVVFSSKELVGIEESISTFIYNANEESRIQKPFNLVEKLPLNAVRVAETRTFNSEQEKAFYTLTSTDRITLLNGSAGTGKSYVLSAVSEAYKDSDYQVYGIALQAITAKAIANDCNIPSSTIASFLSKYDSGNLEINNKTVLILDEAGMVGSRDMQRLLMLVEKHNAQIKLVGDSYQLSAVSAGHVFANIQDNLDKKNIASLEDIQRQKNAKESDKMIQASKYLSKHQVGKAIDIYKSINMVNEYESHDLALAKTVKSWSDDSSESKLMLAHSNSDVNELNRMARALLIKQGKLNSESVALKNYQGDIDISIGEKIVFKQNNSQMKVSNGELAEVIGFEKDKFNRPKAMMVQMESDSRLVRVDLKEYDQFKHGYANTIHSSQGMTVDSAYIIASENMNANLTYVALTRHKQNIQINYSALSFATNEKETVKNSDGKISYDHNYKPVEKEITAFENFKKVIGRSETKEFSTDFTVVESKENLIKSYLNDHRLHLEDKRELFGINSKLYSLTSENKTFTKEEIVSEVRASLKSKALLGDEIVKFNGNMNIAKGELVKITNDFEIKTGLFRKATFEKGTELKVIDAYIVKDKPVMKARIRNEEYEIPFSKLNLEYSDKYFNEFKEQSKARFDSRHKTEVYTEFREQLLKQKANAPKDNLNAPNQRIKNPNTPNRNTPKY; this is translated from the coding sequence ATGGCTATCTATCACTTATCAGTTAAGAACGGAAATCAATACGGTTCTTCGGGAAGTCGAGGAGCAAGCCATTACGCCTATATAAATCGTGAAGGAAAATATAAAAGAGATGATTTAGAGTGCATTAAAAGTGGAAACTTGCCATCATGGGCAACTGATGCAAAACACTTTTGGAAGTCAGCAGATAAGAATGAAAGAATAAATGGTCGTATTTATAAAGAGTTAGAAATTTCATTACCTAGAGAACTGAATAAAGAACAAAGAGAAGAATTAGTACAGGAATTTGTAGAAAAAACATTAGGTGAAAACTTTACTTATTCTTATGCAATTCATAGTCCTTTAGCTAGTGACGGTGAACAGAACCCGCATGTTCATATTATGTTTTCTGAAAGAAAATTGGATGGAATAGAGCGTTCTGAAGTTCAGCATTTTAAACGCTATAATCCTGTAAATCCTGAAAAGGGCGGTGCTGTTAAACATCGTTTTTATAATTCTAAATTATTTGTGGTTGATACTCGATTAGACTGGGCTAACCATGTAAATGACTTTTGTGAAAAGCTAGGAATTGATGCACGTATTGATCATAGAAGCTTTAAAGAACAAGGCGTTGAACTGTCAAGCCAAAACTTTAGAGCTGATTATGTTAGCAGCCATAAATATCATATCAGTGAAAATATTAAGAAAATACGTCATCAAAATGGTGAGGTGATTATTGAGCGACCAAGTGAAGCAATCAAAGCCTTAACGTCAAACAAATCTGTATTTTCAGTGCGTGAATTAGAGCGTTTTTTAATGGCTCATACAGATGGTGAAGAACAATATTTAAAAGCTTACGAATCAGTAATAAATTGCCCTGATATGGCTACTTTGTATGGGAAAGATAAAGTCGTATTTTCCTCTAAAGAACTTGTTGGTATTGAAGAATCTATTTCAACATTTATCTATAATGCTAATGAAGAAAGTCGTATTCAGAAACCATTTAATCTAGTTGAGAAATTACCTTTAAATGCTGTACGAGTTGCTGAAACAAGAACATTTAATAGTGAGCAAGAAAAAGCATTCTATACCCTAACTTCTACTGATCGAATTACCTTGCTCAATGGTTCTGCGGGTACAGGTAAATCGTATGTTCTAAGTGCTGTTTCCGAAGCCTATAAAGATTCTGATTATCAAGTATACGGAATTGCATTGCAGGCAATTACAGCTAAAGCTATTGCTAATGACTGTAATATTCCAAGTAGTACAATTGCTTCTTTCTTATCTAAGTATGATAGCGGTAATTTAGAAATTAATAATAAAACTGTATTGATCTTAGATGAGGCAGGCATGGTCGGTTCAAGAGATATGCAGCGATTACTTATGCTTGTAGAAAAACACAATGCACAAATAAAATTAGTTGGTGATAGTTACCAGTTAAGTGCAGTAAGTGCGGGTCATGTATTTGCAAATATTCAAGATAACTTGGACAAGAAAAATATTGCTTCACTGGAAGATATACAACGTCAAAAAAATGCGAAAGAATCCGACAAGATGATTCAAGCATCTAAATATCTTTCTAAGCACCAAGTAGGAAAAGCAATAGATATTTATAAATCTATAAATATGGTTAATGAATATGAATCCCATGATTTAGCTTTGGCTAAAACTGTTAAGTCATGGAGTGATGATTCTAGTGAAAGTAAATTAATGCTTGCTCATTCTAATAGTGATGTAAACGAACTGAATAGAATGGCTAGAGCTTTACTTATTAAACAAGGAAAGCTTAATTCAGAAAGTGTTGCTTTGAAAAATTATCAAGGTGATATAGATATTTCTATCGGTGAAAAAATTGTATTTAAGCAAAACAATTCACAAATGAAAGTCAGTAATGGAGAACTAGCTGAAGTAATAGGTTTTGAAAAAGATAAATTTAATAGACCTAAAGCTATGATGGTACAGATGGAAAGTGATAGCAGACTTGTTAGAGTTGATTTAAAAGAATATGACCAGTTTAAACATGGCTATGCAAACACTATTCATTCATCGCAGGGTATGACTGTAGATAGTGCCTATATCATTGCTAGTGAAAATATGAATGCTAATTTAACTTATGTTGCTTTAACCCGACACAAACAAAATATTCAAATTAATTATAGTGCTTTAAGTTTTGCTACAAATGAAAAAGAAACTGTTAAAAATTCAGATGGTAAAATTTCTTACGACCATAATTACAAACCAGTAGAAAAAGAAATAACAGCTTTTGAAAACTTTAAAAAAGTAATTGGTCGTTCAGAAACTAAAGAGTTCTCTACAGATTTTACAGTTGTAGAATCTAAAGAAAATCTAATTAAGTCTTATCTAAATGATCATAGATTACATTTAGAAGATAAGCGGGAACTTTTTGGAATTAACAGTAAACTTTATTCATTAACCAGTGAAAATAAAACTTTCACTAAAGAAGAAATAGTTTCTGAAGTTAGAGCAAGTTTGAAATCTAAAGCTTTACTGGGTGACGAGATCGTTAAGTTTAACGGCAATATGAATATTGCAAAAGGTGAACTTGTGAAAATTACTAATGATTTTGAAATTAAAACAGGGCTATTTAGAAAAGCTACCTTTGAAAAAGGTACTGAATTAAAAGTTATTGATGCTTATATAGTTAAAGATAAGCCAGTAATGAAAGCACGAATTAGAAATGAAGAATACGAAATTCCTTTCAGCAAACTGAATCTTGAATATTCAGACAAATACTTTAACGAGTTTAAAGAACAGTCAAAAGCTAGATTTGATTCACGGCATAAAACTGAAGTTTACACAGAGTTTAGAGAACAACTTTTGAAGCAGAAAGCGAATGCACCAAAAGACAATTTGAATGCACCGAATCAGCGTATTAAGAACCCTAATACACCTAATAGAAATACACCTAAATATTAA
- a CDS encoding DEAD/DEAH box helicase family protein — MLYPQCDSCSTRKIESNPEYQEWGRDYQLPTYITDNLSKTLRDYQEVAIKHFIWLFEQDHNQAKHLLFNMATGTGKTLTMAAAILYLYQKGYRNFVFLVHQLQIKNQAVKNFTDYKFAKYLFNPKGVKLNGKTINIRAIDRFQDAQKDAINFMFFSTALLYNRLTEDKENSLTAQDFADNAVVVIADEAHRLNVDTRKKLKKTEEEDIRNWETAVQSAIYARPDNLLLEFTATVDLENPLIHKKYRDKLIHRYDFLQFNKDGYSKEVGFLYNEETQIEDQKRLLVINAVVMSEYRRLLAEREMNVQVNPIILIKSTKIAKSEEDRDFFHKVISSLKVSDLDHLKKLGVGTQQSLVEIDRNRFINQMFSWLGSRKSGLLSSQDPDGLNAFIAEIKMRFREDNSMTYNSQKKEKADLLPLLDSPRNVIRAIFSVNALNEGWDVLSLFDIIHFDISESKKVSLQDIQLIGRGARLCPYKLPRSYKISQNGGLFDEEHSYEFDPFKRKFDNAPYEHGRILETFFYHFVKTGTFLDNLQYALLDEGIVNKSMEKRTIKLKSEFLNSETYKKGFVLVNQQLYRSKTTDTEIDATFKREIKASTYRLYTRSLTDKEQNNIQAGIQYKTIHLTDEYFSPLIIRKALMSAENNFFRFNNLKNHIVGIKSIDELIEKYLPLYEIKYSYSEGKDINQLEAHEKLQLLVGVILPEVRKAIDRHMPQITGSHIFRPKSLSSIFQQEKNIYLVSFPIQDSDGETSDHAPDERAKPQSSHDNPDLQFDVETADWYAYSENYGTSEEKRFVKFVATQIDELKSRYKGAEIYLIRNELDYWLFSPKDGRRFSPDYMLIINDAENSEMYYQCLIEPKGGHLLEKDTWKEEVLISLDDESQIVFDADQDDSQNYVEFLNEVKEHGYKEVKCLGFKFYNTEPRSESDFAIDFHNRMPS, encoded by the coding sequence TTGTTGTACCCACAGTGCGATAGTTGCAGCACACGCAAAATTGAATCGAATCCTGAATATCAGGAATGGGGCAGAGATTATCAACTGCCGACTTATATTACCGATAACCTTTCAAAGACATTGCGAGATTATCAGGAAGTTGCCATCAAGCACTTTATTTGGCTATTTGAGCAAGACCACAATCAAGCAAAGCACTTACTGTTCAATATGGCGACAGGTACAGGTAAGACGCTCACAATGGCTGCTGCTATTCTGTATCTATATCAAAAAGGCTACCGCAATTTTGTATTCTTGGTACACCAATTGCAAATTAAAAATCAGGCGGTAAAAAACTTCACCGATTATAAATTTGCCAAATATCTATTTAATCCGAAAGGGGTTAAATTAAACGGTAAAACCATTAATATTCGTGCAATTGATCGGTTTCAGGATGCCCAAAAAGATGCGATTAACTTCATGTTTTTCAGCACCGCACTTTTATACAACCGCCTAACAGAAGACAAGGAAAATAGCTTAACTGCTCAGGATTTTGCGGATAATGCTGTTGTTGTGATTGCGGATGAAGCACACCGTTTAAACGTGGATACACGCAAAAAACTCAAGAAAACTGAAGAAGAAGATATTCGTAATTGGGAAACGGCAGTTCAATCGGCAATCTATGCTCGTCCTGATAATTTACTGTTAGAGTTTACCGCTACCGTAGATTTAGAAAATCCACTCATCCATAAAAAATACCGTGATAAGTTGATTCATCGTTACGATTTTCTGCAATTTAACAAAGATGGGTACAGCAAAGAAGTCGGCTTTCTTTATAACGAAGAAACACAGATTGAAGATCAAAAGCGGTTATTGGTCATCAATGCAGTCGTGATGAGTGAGTACCGCAGATTACTCGCTGAACGAGAAATGAATGTTCAGGTTAATCCCATTATTTTGATTAAATCAACCAAAATTGCCAAAAGTGAAGAAGATCGAGATTTTTTCCATAAGGTGATCAGCTCACTAAAAGTAAGTGATTTAGATCATTTAAAAAAATTAGGTGTAGGCACACAGCAATCGCTCGTAGAAATAGATCGAAACCGCTTTATTAATCAAATGTTTAGTTGGCTTGGTTCACGAAAATCAGGGTTGTTATCCTCCCAAGACCCTGATGGCTTAAATGCGTTTATTGCTGAAATTAAAATGCGTTTCCGTGAAGATAACAGCATGACGTATAACAGTCAAAAAAAAGAAAAAGCGGATTTACTCCCACTACTCGATAGTCCAAGAAACGTGATTCGAGCAATTTTTTCTGTCAACGCACTGAATGAGGGTTGGGATGTACTCAGCCTATTTGACATTATTCATTTTGATATTTCAGAATCTAAAAAAGTATCGCTACAAGATATTCAGCTTATTGGTCGTGGTGCAAGGTTGTGTCCATATAAATTACCGAGATCCTATAAGATTTCTCAAAATGGTGGGCTGTTTGATGAAGAACATAGTTATGAGTTCGACCCATTCAAGCGTAAATTTGATAATGCACCGTATGAGCATGGGCGTATTTTAGAAACTTTCTTCTACCACTTTGTTAAAACAGGGACTTTTTTAGATAACCTACAATATGCCTTACTTGATGAAGGTATTGTCAATAAGAGCATGGAAAAACGGACGATTAAGCTCAAGTCTGAATTTCTCAACAGTGAAACCTATAAAAAAGGTTTTGTATTGGTCAATCAACAGTTATACCGCAGTAAAACAACGGATACGGAGATTGATGCCACTTTTAAAAGGGAAATCAAAGCCAGTACCTACCGACTTTATACAAGAAGTTTAACGGATAAAGAGCAAAATAATATTCAGGCAGGGATTCAGTATAAAACCATTCATTTAACCGATGAATACTTTTCCCCGTTAATTATCCGCAAGGCATTAATGTCAGCAGAAAACAATTTCTTTCGATTTAATAATCTGAAAAATCACATTGTTGGGATAAAAAGTATTGATGAATTGATCGAAAAGTATCTACCTTTATATGAAATTAAATATTCGTATTCAGAAGGTAAGGACATTAACCAACTTGAAGCGCATGAAAAACTGCAATTATTGGTCGGTGTGATTTTACCCGAAGTGCGTAAAGCCATAGATCGGCACATGCCACAGATTACAGGAAGTCATATTTTTAGACCTAAATCACTATCCTCCATCTTTCAGCAAGAAAAGAACATCTACTTGGTTTCGTTCCCTATCCAAGATTCAGATGGTGAAACGAGTGATCATGCACCTGATGAACGTGCAAAACCACAGTCAAGCCATGACAACCCCGATCTACAGTTTGATGTTGAAACTGCCGATTGGTACGCCTACAGTGAAAACTATGGCACAAGTGAAGAAAAACGCTTTGTTAAGTTTGTTGCAACTCAAATTGACGAGCTTAAATCACGCTACAAGGGTGCAGAGATTTACCTGATACGGAATGAACTCGATTATTGGTTGTTTAGCCCTAAAGATGGTCGTAGATTCAGCCCTGACTACATGCTGATCATTAATGATGCTGAAAATAGTGAAATGTACTATCAATGCTTAATTGAGCCTAAAGGTGGTCATTTGCTTGAAAAGGATACTTGGAAAGAGGAAGTATTGATTAGTTTGGATGATGAAAGCCAAATTGTTTTTGATGCAGATCAAGATGATTCACAAAACTATGTTGAGTTCTTAAATGAAGTTAAAGAGCATGGTTATAAGGAAGTTAAATGTTTAGGCTTCAAATTCTACAATACCGAACCACGATCTGAATCAGATTTTGCTATTGATTTTCACAATAGGATGCCGAGTTAA
- a CDS encoding recombinase family protein, translating into MKTDNLDIEDQINNTPFQRVGYVRVSTKDQNPERQLHDLPFKLDKVFIDHFSGKTAKRPALQEMLDYVRTGDIVYAHDVFRLARSLIDLVTIIQKLNSKGVSVAIIKNNLNFTPNSDDKFDKFQLHVLGAVAELERGILKENQAEGIKLAKKKKGKYKGRSPAIEGEKLNELIQTLKNKDDSYSFTQIAKDYGVSYMTLTRYRNKYSKQIDLQSD; encoded by the coding sequence ATGAAAACAGATAATTTAGATATTGAAGATCAAATTAACAACACGCCTTTTCAAAGGGTGGGTTATGTTCGTGTATCAACCAAAGACCAAAACCCTGAAAGACAGCTTCACGATTTACCATTTAAATTAGATAAAGTTTTCATTGATCACTTTAGCGGAAAAACTGCCAAGCGCCCTGCACTTCAGGAAATGCTCGATTATGTCCGTACTGGCGATATTGTGTACGCACATGATGTTTTTAGACTGGCACGAAGTTTAATTGATCTTGTGACCATCATTCAGAAACTAAACAGCAAAGGCGTATCAGTAGCTATTATTAAAAACAATCTGAACTTCACCCCCAATTCCGATGACAAATTTGACAAGTTCCAACTTCATGTTTTAGGCGCTGTAGCTGAACTGGAAAGAGGGATACTCAAAGAGAATCAAGCTGAAGGCATAAAGTTAGCCAAAAAAAAGAAAGGTAAATACAAGGGAAGATCGCCTGCTATTGAAGGTGAAAAATTAAATGAGTTAATTCAGACCCTTAAAAACAAGGATGATTCATACTCTTTTACTCAAATAGCTAAAGATTATGGTGTGTCCTATATGACTTTAACTCGATATAGGAATAAGTATTCAAAGCAAATTGATCTACAATCTGATTGA
- a CDS encoding DUF1173 family protein, producing the protein MNNFIVNGNIVNPEDEILTQAILQECYQKGTRPICACLPQKHIEMYIAKIGDNFVLKRMPNSADQHDFSCLSYEPPTEISGLGEVMGEAIKTDESGTSVLKFDFSLSKSNLSKQAPTPSDTPKDTVKAETTKLTLKGTLDYLLEEALLNRHQPNMKHNWFQFRKALKIALNDKKNKKDDLSGLVYIPEYYDQTKHNEIEARRKSELADLKVKGNKRPLKIFIGVIKSIDDARFDGGRIILKHAPTLHLFMDAKMYSQVNKRFEAELEQAHYQDDVSLLAIGTFGFADSGIAKIEEIALVPLNQTWLPFESLGEKELLDTLTMQNRSFIKCLRYNLSPKSPIANVLLTDTNPPTAFYLINDQTEDSYIAEAKELIASSEFTSILVNVDRDVVDIPPPENKPLLGYNNYTDTAVNN; encoded by the coding sequence ATGAATAATTTTATAGTTAATGGAAATATAGTTAATCCTGAAGATGAAATATTGACTCAAGCTATTTTGCAAGAGTGTTATCAGAAAGGAACTAGACCTATTTGCGCTTGTTTACCACAAAAACATATTGAAATGTATATCGCTAAGATTGGCGATAATTTTGTTTTAAAGCGTATGCCCAACAGTGCAGATCAGCACGACTTTAGTTGCCTAAGCTATGAGCCACCTACTGAAATTTCAGGATTGGGTGAAGTCATGGGGGAAGCTATTAAGACAGATGAATCGGGGACAAGTGTTTTAAAGTTTGATTTCAGTTTGTCAAAAAGCAATTTATCAAAACAAGCGCCTACGCCTAGTGATACGCCCAAAGATACTGTGAAAGCTGAAACAACAAAGTTGACCTTAAAAGGGACGTTAGATTACTTGCTTGAAGAAGCTTTATTGAACCGTCACCAACCGAATATGAAGCATAATTGGTTTCAATTTCGCAAGGCATTAAAAATAGCCTTGAACGATAAAAAGAATAAAAAAGATGATTTAAGCGGATTGGTTTATATCCCTGAATATTACGACCAAACTAAACATAATGAGATTGAAGCCCGCAGAAAATCAGAGTTAGCAGACCTGAAAGTTAAAGGGAATAAACGCCCATTAAAAATATTTATTGGTGTGATTAAGTCTATTGATGATGCACGTTTTGATGGGGGTAGAATCATTCTAAAACATGCCCCTACATTGCATTTATTTATGGATGCAAAAATGTATAGCCAAGTTAATAAACGCTTTGAAGCAGAGCTGGAGCAAGCCCATTATCAAGATGATGTAAGCCTATTGGCGATTGGAACTTTTGGATTTGCAGACAGTGGCATTGCAAAGATTGAAGAAATAGCTCTAGTGCCTTTAAATCAAACTTGGCTACCATTTGAGAGTTTAGGTGAAAAAGAACTATTAGACACGCTCACAATGCAAAATAGATCATTTATTAAATGCCTGCGATATAACCTAAGTCCGAAAAGTCCAATTGCAAACGTATTGCTTACAGATACCAACCCACCAACGGCATTTTACTTGATCAATGATCAGACTGAAGATTCTTATATTGCTGAAGCAAAGGAATTGATTGCATCAAGTGAGTTCACTTCAATTCTGGTCAATGTAGATCGGGACGTTGTGGACATACCACCACCTGAAAATAAGCCATTGTTAGGCTATAACAATTACACTGACACCGCAGTTAATAATTAA
- a CDS encoding IS4-like element ISAba1 family transposase (programmed frameshift) codes for MTHLNELYLILNKYLKWNKSHLKCFALIMLVIILKQTCNLSSASKALPIKCLPQSFYRRMQRFFAGQYFDYRQISQLIFNMFSFDKVQLTLDRTNWKWGKRNINILMLAIVYRGIAIPILWTLLNKRGNSDTKERIALIQRFIAIFGKDRIVNVFADREFIGEQWFTWLIEQDINFCIRVKKNFIVTNHLGKNHKISDLFRHLQVGQIECRKRRILVGRVKLYISALQLENGELLLVVSPQFNANAIQDYALRWEIETLFSCLKGRGFNLENTRLTDARRVKKLIAVLAISFCWCYLTGEWQHDQKKAIKIKKHGRLSMSLFRYGLDYVQMAIQRLIGFGKKEEFKEILAILRRQKPDRIRVL; via the exons ATGACACATCTCAATGAGCTATATCTTATCTTAAACAAATATCTAAAATGGAACAAGTCACATTTAAAGTGCTTTGCGCTCATCATGCTTGTGATTATTTTAAAGCAAACATGTAATCTTTCTTCTGCATCTAAAGCCTTGCCCATCAAGTGCTTACCACAATCATTTTATCGACGTATGCAGCGCTTCTTTGCAGGTCAGTATTTTGATTATCGTCAAATTTCTCAGTTGATTTTCAATATGTTTTCATTCGACAAAGTGCAACTGACTTTAGATAGAACCAATTGGAAATGGGGAAAACGAAATATTAATATCCTGATGCTTGCGATCGTTTATCGTGGAATAGCGATACCTATCCTTTGGACATTACTTAATAAACGTGGAAATTCAGATACGAAAGAGCGCATTGCTTTGATTCAACGCTTTATAGCCATTTTTGGTAAAGACCGTATTGTGAATGTGTTCGCAGACAGAGAGTTTATCGGTGAGCAGTGGTTTACATGGTTAATTGAACAAGACATCAACTTCTGCATTCGTGTTA AAAAAAACTTCATTGTCACCAATCATTTAGGAAAGAATCATAAAATTAGTGATTTATTTCGCCATCTTCAAGTTGGTCAAATTGAATGTCGTAAACGACGGATTTTGGTTGGTCGGGTGAAACTATATATAAGTGCACTACAGTTAGAAAATGGAGAGCTTTTACTCGTCGTTTCTCCTCAGTTTAATGCCAATGCTATTCAGGATTATGCATTACGCTGGGAAATTGAAACCTTATTCAGTTGTCTCAAAGGACGCGGGTTTAATCTTGAAAATACGCGCTTGACAGACGCTAGACGAGTGAAAAAATTGATTGCGGTGTTAGCTATAAGCTTCTGTTGGTGTTACTTAACGGGTGAATGGCAACATGATCAAAAAAAAGCGATAAAAATAAAGAAGCATGGACGACTCTCAATGAGTTTATTTCGCTATGGTTTAGACTATGTTCAAATGGCGATTCAGCGTTTAATTGGTTTTGGGAAAAAAGAAGAGTTTAAGGAGATTTTGGCAATTTTAAGAAGGCAGAAGCCTGATAGGATAAGGGTTCTGTGA
- a CDS encoding type IV secretion system protein → MKMTKIKMSAVAFALAFTANTANAWDVVFDPTAVANMVKQLVQMQQQYEIMKKQYESTTGNSGIGTSGVKNVQDVVSGSWQDVVANQKTGSFGNAQKTYDKVLTTIGSDGMNQLLGNDQYKRSYNTVKTGFAFSDASYNALNEHVANLTTLKNKINSTRNIKEAQDLANAIAIEQGYINSIGAKLSAVQTNLASNNASSGVTSTQSFKSWFGN, encoded by the coding sequence ATGAAAATGACTAAAATAAAAATGTCGGCTGTAGCTTTTGCTTTAGCCTTTACTGCTAATACAGCAAACGCTTGGGACGTTGTATTCGACCCGACAGCCGTTGCAAATATGGTCAAACAATTGGTTCAAATGCAACAACAATACGAGATCATGAAGAAACAGTACGAAAGTACAACTGGTAATAGTGGTATCGGAACTTCAGGCGTTAAGAATGTACAAGACGTTGTTTCAGGCTCTTGGCAAGACGTTGTAGCCAATCAAAAAACTGGCTCATTTGGTAATGCTCAAAAGACTTATGACAAAGTGCTTACTACCATTGGTTCAGATGGTATGAATCAATTGCTAGGCAATGATCAATACAAACGAAGCTACAATACGGTTAAGACTGGCTTTGCTTTCAGTGACGCTTCATACAATGCTTTAAATGAGCATGTCGCAAACTTAACCACACTAAAGAACAAAATTAACTCGACCCGCAATATTAAAGAAGCTCAAGACTTAGCGAATGCGATTGCTATTGAACAAGGTTATATCAACTCGATTGGTGCTAAATTATCTGCTGTTCAAACTAACCTAGCATCTAACAATGCTTCAAGCGGTGTGACCAGTACACAAAGCTTTAAATCGTGGTTCGGTAACTAA